Proteins from one Actinobacillus delphinicola genomic window:
- the yceD gene encoding 23S rRNA accumulation protein YceD: protein MQKVKLPLTTDPVKDAQRRIDLNGVYTANMLTRLAESVNKVLSDAQVSLSFFIDAQKLPVMKGNARVDVELTCQRCGEPFIDTLECEFIYSPVRSVSKIDELPEIYEPIELNAFGEIDLLGIVEDELILMLPLVPKHTSEHCEVSIAEQVFGELPEELAEKPNPFAVLANLKKK, encoded by the coding sequence ATGCAAAAGGTAAAACTACCCCTAACTACTGACCCGGTAAAAGATGCACAACGTCGTATTGATCTTAATGGGGTTTATACGGCAAATATGTTGACGCGTTTGGCGGAATCAGTAAATAAAGTGCTTAGTGATGCACAGGTTTCATTATCATTTTTTATTGATGCGCAAAAATTGCCGGTCATGAAAGGTAATGCACGTGTTGATGTAGAATTAACTTGTCAACGTTGTGGAGAACCATTCATTGACACACTGGAATGTGAATTTATTTATAGTCCAGTTAGATCAGTAAGTAAAATAGATGAGTTACCTGAAATTTATGAACCAATCGAATTAAATGCGTTCGGTGAAATAGATTTACTTGGTATCGTAGAAGATGAGCTTATTTTAATGCTCCCTCTGGTACCAAAGCATACATCTGAACACTGTGAAGTGTCCATAGCGGAACAGGTATTTGGTGAATTGCCTGAAGAACTGGCAGAAAAACCAAACCCTTTCGCTGTATTAGCTAATTTAAAGAAAAAGTAA
- the fabD gene encoding ACP S-malonyltransferase, producing the protein MKKFAMVFPGQGSQAVGMLSELAEQFPIVKATFQEASDALGYDLWKLTQEGPAEELNKTWQTQPALLTASVAIFRLWQQQYPDAKPSMMAGHSLGEYSALVCAGVIDFKKAVKLVELRGQLMQQAVPTGEGAMFAIIGLDNESIIKACADAAQGEVVSAVNFNSPGQVVIAGQKAAVERAATLCKEAGAKRALPLAVSVPSHCALMKEAAEKFAETLSEITFNAPVFEVMNNVDVETPVEPDAIRDALVRQLHSPVRWTESVEKMAQQLGIEVLLEMGPGKVLTGLAKRIDKSLEAAAVNDDASLKAAYELVSA; encoded by the coding sequence ATGAAAAAATTTGCAATGGTATTTCCAGGACAAGGCTCTCAAGCTGTTGGTATGCTTAGCGAATTAGCTGAGCAATTTCCTATCGTGAAAGCGACTTTCCAAGAAGCAAGTGATGCGTTAGGCTACGACCTCTGGAAATTAACTCAAGAAGGTCCAGCTGAAGAACTTAACAAAACTTGGCAAACTCAACCAGCCTTATTAACTGCTTCCGTTGCGATTTTCCGCCTTTGGCAACAACAATATCCTGATGCAAAACCAAGCATGATGGCAGGACATAGTTTAGGGGAATATTCTGCATTAGTTTGTGCGGGTGTGATTGATTTTAAAAAAGCAGTAAAACTTGTAGAACTGCGTGGACAACTTATGCAACAAGCTGTACCTACTGGTGAAGGGGCAATGTTCGCAATTATTGGTCTTGATAATGAAAGTATTATCAAAGCGTGTGCGGATGCTGCACAAGGTGAAGTTGTTTCTGCGGTAAACTTTAACTCACCAGGTCAAGTGGTTATTGCGGGTCAAAAAGCAGCGGTAGAACGCGCGGCAACGCTTTGTAAAGAAGCAGGGGCAAAACGTGCGCTACCATTAGCTGTAAGCGTACCATCTCACTGTGCATTAATGAAAGAAGCAGCAGAAAAATTTGCAGAAACCCTTTCAGAAATTACATTTAATGCGCCTGTGTTTGAAGTCATGAATAACGTAGATGTAGAAACACCAGTAGAACCTGATGCAATCCGTGATGCGTTAGTACGTCAACTTCATAGCCCAGTACGTTGGACTGAAAGCGTTGAAAAAATGGCTCAGCAATTAGGTATTGAAGTATTACTTGAAATGGGACCAGGTAAGGTATTGACTGGTTTAGCAAAACGTATTGATAAATCATTAGAAGCAGCTGCAGTAAATGATGATGCAAGTCTTAAAGCGGCATATGAATTAGTTTCAGCATAA
- the plsX gene encoding phosphate acyltransferase PlsX, protein MSRLTLALDVMGGDVGPRITMPAAIKAVGDDPQLSLLLFGHRDQISPYLKQIPEHLKDVKERLVLCHTSKQIQSEDGILRAMRRSHDTSMYLALESVANGDAQGCVSAGNTGALMGLAKRLIRPLFNIERPALMSIIPSLDNTPQVMLDLGANIDCSAKNLYQFALMGTIFVEQYFKLFHPRVALLNVGTETYKGTATIRQASQMLEADNRINYIGFIEGDNLLEGKANVIVQDGFSGNIALKTLEGAVKNLQILLKKQHSLFNPEQYNGASLLGLQSVVVKSHGGANMSAFYYAILNAAKQVRSHIPQQIAKALTINSFI, encoded by the coding sequence TTGAGTCGTCTAACTCTTGCGTTAGATGTAATGGGCGGGGACGTAGGTCCCCGTATTACTATGCCTGCTGCAATTAAAGCGGTGGGAGATGATCCTCAACTTTCTCTTTTATTATTTGGTCATCGGGATCAAATATCTCCGTATTTAAAGCAAATCCCCGAGCATTTAAAAGATGTGAAAGAGCGGCTTGTGCTTTGTCATACATCTAAACAAATTCAAAGTGAAGACGGAATTTTACGTGCTATGCGTCGTAGTCACGATACGTCAATGTATCTTGCCTTAGAATCGGTTGCCAATGGCGATGCGCAGGGATGCGTAAGTGCGGGAAATACTGGCGCTTTAATGGGATTAGCAAAACGGTTAATTCGGCCATTGTTTAATATTGAGCGGCCAGCACTGATGTCTATTATTCCGAGTCTAGATAATACTCCCCAAGTGATGTTAGATTTGGGGGCAAATATTGATTGTTCTGCCAAAAATTTATATCAATTCGCATTAATGGGCACAATTTTTGTAGAACAATATTTTAAACTTTTTCACCCACGTGTTGCCTTATTAAATGTCGGTACTGAAACCTATAAGGGTACTGCAACTATTCGCCAAGCTTCACAAATGCTAGAGGCGGATAATCGAATAAACTATATTGGTTTTATTGAGGGGGATAATCTTTTAGAAGGCAAAGCAAATGTTATCGTACAAGATGGTTTTTCGGGGAATATTGCACTAAAAACTCTTGAAGGGGCGGTAAAAAATTTACAAATTTTGCTTAAAAAACAACATTCACTTTTTAATCCTGAACAATATAATGGTGCTTCTTTGCTTGGTTTACAGTCAGTTGTTGTAAAAAGCCATGGGGGTGCTAACATGTCAGCCTTTTATTATGCGATTTTGAATGCAGCTAAACAAGTGCGTTCGCATATCCCACAACAAATTGCCAAGGCGTTGACAATTAACTCTTTTATTTAG
- a CDS encoding glycosyltransferase family 25 protein: MTKTMLPPIFIISLKHSDRREFISDCLSSLGLRFQFIDAVYGKDLTDEDLSKVDFEFYPQRFGAKKPLTKGELGCALSHISIYEKMVKEKIPEAIILEDDAIVNLYFPEILKKALEKLPKRAEMLFLDHGKAKVFPIMRSLPERYRLARYLTPSKNSKRTITCTAAYYLKLDGAKKLLSKAYPLRLPADYLTGLLQLTGIHAYGIEPACSTSGHRSQIDDQGNRYD, encoded by the coding sequence ATGACAAAGACTATGTTGCCACCCATTTTTATTATTAGTTTAAAACATTCTGATCGTAGAGAATTTATTAGCGATTGTTTAAGTAGTTTAGGGTTAAGATTTCAGTTTATTGATGCTGTATATGGTAAAGATCTTACAGATGAAGATTTGTCTAAAGTCGATTTTGAATTTTATCCTCAACGTTTTGGAGCTAAAAAGCCATTAACCAAAGGAGAGTTAGGTTGCGCACTGAGCCATATTAGTATTTATGAGAAGATGGTGAAAGAAAAGATTCCAGAGGCAATTATCCTAGAAGATGATGCTATCGTGAATTTGTATTTTCCTGAGATTTTAAAAAAGGCGTTAGAGAAGTTACCTAAACGTGCAGAAATGTTATTTTTAGATCATGGTAAAGCAAAAGTATTTCCAATTATGCGTTCTTTACCTGAGCGTTATCGATTAGCACGATATTTGACACCTTCTAAAAATTCAAAACGTACAATTACATGTACAGCCGCTTATTATCTTAAATTAGATGGTGCTAAAAAACTTTTATCAAAAGCCTATCCATTGAGATTGCCTGCCGACTATCTAACAGGACTTTTACAATTAACTGGCATTCATGCGTATGGTATAGAACCTGCTTGTAGTACCAGTGGACATCGTTCACAAATTGATGATCAAGGGAATAGGTACGATTAA
- the rpmF gene encoding 50S ribosomal protein L32: MAVQQNKKSRSRRDMRRSHDALTTAAVSVDKTSGETHLRHHVTADGYYRGRKVINK, encoded by the coding sequence ATGGCTGTTCAACAAAACAAAAAATCTCGCTCACGTCGTGACATGCGTCGTTCACATGATGCCTTAACAACTGCTGCAGTATCTGTAGATAAAACCAGCGGTGAAACCCATTTACGTCACCATGTAACTGCTGACGGTTACTACCGTGGTCGTAAAGTAATCAACAAATAA
- the rho gene encoding transcription termination factor Rho: MHLTELKNTPVSDLIALGEQMGLENLARLRKQDIVFAILKQHAKSGEDIFGGGVLEILPDGFGFLRSADSSYLAGSDDIYVSPSQIRRFNLQTGDKIEGKIRPPKEGERYFALLKVDRVNDDRPEISRNKILFENLTPLHANSRLRMERGNGSTEDLTARILDLASPIGKGQRGLIVAPPKAGKTMLLQNIAQSITHNYPDVELIVLLIDERPEEVTEMRRTVKGEVIASTFDEPASRHVQVAEMVIEKAKRAVEHKKDVVILLDSITRLARAYNTVTPASGKILSGGVDANALHRPKRFFGAARNVEEGGSLTIIATALVDTGSKMDEVIFEEFKGTGNMELHLSRKIAEKRVFPAIDFNRSGTRKEDLLTTPDELQKMWILRKILNPMGEVESMEWLIDKLAVGKTNEEFFDIMKRS; this comes from the coding sequence ATGCATTTAACAGAACTTAAAAATACTCCTGTATCTGATTTGATCGCTTTAGGCGAACAAATGGGATTAGAAAATCTTGCTCGTTTACGTAAACAAGATATTGTTTTCGCAATTTTAAAACAACACGCTAAAAGTGGTGAGGATATCTTTGGCGGTGGCGTTTTAGAAATCTTACCAGATGGTTTCGGTTTCTTACGTTCTGCAGATAGTTCATACTTAGCAGGTTCCGATGATATTTACGTAAGCCCAAGTCAAATTCGTCGTTTTAATTTACAAACGGGTGATAAGATTGAGGGGAAAATCCGCCCACCAAAAGAAGGTGAACGTTATTTTGCCCTCCTAAAAGTTGACCGTGTCAATGATGACCGTCCTGAAATCTCCCGCAATAAAATCCTTTTCGAAAATCTGACTCCTTTACACGCAAACTCTCGCCTTCGTATGGAACGTGGTAACGGTTCAACAGAAGATTTAACTGCTCGTATTTTAGATTTAGCAAGCCCTATCGGTAAAGGTCAGCGTGGTCTTATCGTTGCGCCACCAAAAGCGGGTAAAACTATGCTTCTTCAAAATATTGCACAAAGCATTACCCATAACTATCCAGACGTTGAATTAATCGTTTTACTGATTGACGAACGTCCAGAAGAAGTAACCGAAATGCGTCGCACCGTAAAAGGTGAAGTGATTGCATCAACCTTCGATGAGCCTGCATCACGTCACGTACAAGTTGCTGAAATGGTAATTGAAAAAGCAAAACGTGCTGTAGAGCATAAAAAAGATGTGGTTATTTTGTTAGATAGTATTACGCGTCTTGCACGTGCCTACAATACCGTAACCCCTGCATCTGGTAAGATCCTTTCTGGTGGTGTGGATGCGAATGCATTACATCGTCCAAAACGTTTCTTCGGTGCTGCGCGTAACGTTGAAGAAGGTGGTAGCTTAACCATTATTGCAACTGCACTTGTTGATACAGGTTCAAAAATGGATGAAGTTATTTTCGAAGAATTTAAAGGTACTGGTAACATGGAATTACACCTTTCTCGTAAAATTGCCGAAAAACGTGTCTTCCCTGCTATCGACTTTAACCGCTCTGGTACACGTAAAGAAGATCTTCTTACTACCCCAGATGAACTTCAAAAAATGTGGATTCTTCGTAAAATCCTTAATCCAATGGGTGAAGTGGAAAGTATGGAATGGCTTATCGATAAACTTGCCGTAGGTAAAACTAACGAAGAGTTTTTTGATATTATGAAACGTTCATAG
- a CDS encoding 7-cyano-7-deazaguanine/7-aminomethyl-7-deazaguanine transporter, giving the protein MHNKTLTLSHQQKIYALIILSFFHILVITASNYLVQISFPVTLPLHWFGFQDFTFHSTWGTLTFPFVFLATDLTVRVFGATLARKIIFSVMFPALLISYVISTLFDNAHFQGFSALTHFNFFVFRIAAASFAAYAVGQLLDVTVFNRLRQLKWWWIAPTSSMIFGSMADTYVFFSVAFYASTDIFMANHWFEIGVVDYCFKLFVGLVLFVPAYGVILNYIMHHLQNLTRRLQTV; this is encoded by the coding sequence ATGCATAACAAAACACTCACCCTTTCTCATCAACAAAAAATCTACGCACTTATCATTCTGAGTTTTTTCCATATTTTGGTTATCACTGCCAGTAACTATTTAGTGCAAATTTCTTTCCCTGTCACACTTCCACTACATTGGTTTGGGTTTCAGGATTTTACGTTCCATTCAACATGGGGAACATTGACCTTTCCATTTGTTTTCTTGGCAACGGATCTGACTGTGCGTGTTTTTGGGGCAACCTTAGCACGAAAAATTATTTTTTCTGTGATGTTTCCCGCATTGCTCATCAGTTATGTGATTTCTACGCTATTTGATAATGCCCATTTCCAAGGCTTTTCGGCATTAACACATTTTAATTTCTTTGTATTCCGTATTGCGGCAGCAAGTTTTGCAGCTTATGCCGTGGGACAATTATTAGATGTAACTGTATTTAATCGCTTACGTCAATTAAAATGGTGGTGGATTGCGCCAACATCTTCAATGATTTTTGGTTCCATGGCAGATACCTACGTATTCTTTAGCGTGGCATTTTATGCAAGCACTGATATATTCATGGCAAATCATTGGTTTGAAATTGGTGTAGTAGATTATTGCTTTAAACTGTTTGTTGGCTTAGTGCTCTTTGTACCAGCTTATGGTGTAATTCTTAATTACATCATGCACCATTTACAAAACCTCACCCGCCGCTTACAAACTGTGTAA
- the ubiE gene encoding bifunctional demethylmenaquinone methyltransferase/2-methoxy-6-polyprenyl-1,4-benzoquinol methylase UbiE produces the protein MKEEILVSKKTSQESTDFGFQQVAKNEKQLLVANVFNSVATKYDLMNDLLSFGIHRHWKKFTLAHSDIQQGHHVLDLAGGTGDFTAKLSPLVGENGRVVLADINPRMLAVAKEKLAHFSLLDNVAYQQANAEALPFKENSFDRIIIGFGLRNVTDKNKALRSMLHVLKPGGQLSVLEFSHPCRRSLASAYHFYSFHILPHLGHMIAHDAASYRYLAESIRMHPTQEVLKKMMLQAGFKNVHYKNLSGGIVALHTAKK, from the coding sequence ATGAAAGAAGAAATTTTAGTATCAAAAAAAACTTCTCAAGAAAGTACCGATTTTGGTTTCCAACAGGTTGCCAAAAATGAAAAACAATTACTTGTCGCTAATGTCTTTAATTCGGTGGCGACAAAATACGATTTAATGAATGATTTACTGTCTTTCGGCATTCATCGTCATTGGAAAAAGTTTACGTTAGCACATTCTGATATTCAACAAGGACACCACGTATTGGATTTAGCAGGAGGAACAGGCGATTTTACTGCTAAACTTTCACCACTCGTTGGTGAAAATGGGCGAGTTGTTCTGGCGGATATCAATCCACGCATGTTAGCGGTGGCAAAAGAAAAATTAGCGCATTTTTCACTTTTAGATAATGTTGCCTATCAACAAGCAAATGCGGAAGCGTTACCCTTTAAGGAAAATAGCTTTGATCGCATCATTATTGGCTTTGGATTGCGTAATGTTACAGACAAAAATAAAGCCCTGCGTTCTATGTTGCATGTATTAAAACCGGGCGGACAGTTATCTGTTTTAGAGTTTTCCCATCCTTGCCGACGCAGTCTCGCATCAGCATATCATTTCTACTCTTTTCATATTTTACCGCATTTAGGACATATGATTGCACATGATGCGGCGAGTTATCGCTATCTCGCAGAATCTATTCGCATGCATCCCACTCAAGAGGTTCTGAAAAAAATGATGTTGCAAGCGGGCTTTAAAAATGTACATTATAAAAATCTAAGTGGGGGCATCGTAGCACTTCACACCGCTAAAAAATAA
- a CDS encoding glycosyltransferase family 9 protein, whose protein sequence is MSLKKTLQNFRIKIGKALLDKTIVRDTPTTPKRFLFLRQDGKIGDIIVSSFVFKALKKYFPDCEISVVCSETNRELLHKFQEIDKIYTLPKRSIKARFHLGKVLRKEKFDYLLDPTVFLRNRDLFFIRLIGAKNNVGFLKADYKIFNFNIENSSQHFATVYEQMLKYFIKDNFDTHYIIPQDEKAEQNIVNFLHNNQLEHYIALNLFGAGSNRQFSEEKAIELINYVLNSSMKNIVLLGYPAVMDKLKNYRQKCVEPERTYLYKDTKTIFDNISLIKYADLCISPDTSIVHIAVGLDKPLISFYSEGEENFQHWNPNTKNPSYILRYSKHVNNLDIKDIKPDWLN, encoded by the coding sequence ATGTCACTTAAAAAAACTTTACAAAATTTCCGTATTAAAATTGGAAAGGCATTATTAGATAAAACAATTGTTCGTGATACGCCCACTACTCCAAAACGTTTTTTATTCTTGCGACAAGATGGGAAAATAGGGGATATCATAGTTAGTTCATTCGTCTTTAAAGCGTTGAAGAAATACTTCCCAGATTGTGAAATTAGTGTAGTTTGTTCTGAAACTAACAGAGAATTACTCCATAAATTTCAGGAAATTGATAAAATTTACACCTTACCCAAACGTAGCATCAAAGCTCGATTTCATTTAGGAAAAGTTCTTCGGAAAGAAAAATTTGATTATCTATTAGATCCAACGGTATTTTTGCGTAATAGGGATCTCTTTTTTATCCGTCTTATTGGGGCGAAGAATAATGTTGGCTTTTTGAAAGCAGATTATAAGATTTTTAATTTTAATATTGAGAATAGTTCACAACATTTTGCAACGGTGTATGAACAAATGTTGAAATATTTCATTAAAGATAATTTTGATACACACTACATTATTCCGCAAGATGAAAAGGCAGAACAAAATATAGTTAATTTTTTGCATAATAATCAATTAGAACATTATATTGCTTTAAACCTTTTTGGCGCAGGTTCCAATAGGCAATTTAGTGAAGAAAAAGCGATTGAGTTGATTAATTATGTTCTCAATTCTTCAATGAAAAATATTGTATTGCTAGGCTATCCAGCAGTTATGGATAAATTAAAAAATTATCGTCAAAAATGTGTAGAACCAGAGAGAACATATCTCTACAAGGATACAAAAACTATTTTTGATAATATCAGTTTGATCAAATATGCGGATTTATGTATTTCTCCTGATACATCAATCGTACATATTGCAGTCGGATTGGATAAACCTTTAATTAGTTTCTATAGTGAAGGCGAAGAAAATTTCCAACACTGGAACCCTAATACAAAAAATCCAAGTTATATTTTACGTTATAGTAAACATGTTAATAATCTGGATATAAAGGATATCAAACCCGATTGGCTCAATTAG
- the ubiB gene encoding ubiquinone biosynthesis regulatory protein kinase UbiB, translating to MPKTFANSKRLYHILRTFLRYGLDEKLPKQNIILPFKLGRKLIFWEKNQYPDLAYGVRLRYALQELGPVWIKFGQMLSTRRELFPPEIANELALLQDKVPPFSGVLARAEIEKSLGGKLETWFCDFDEIALASASLAQVHTAKFNATQPNAGKEIVIKILRPDIREKIQADLELMHQCAEILLKIAPESYRLRPVEVVKEYEKTLNDELDLRVEMKNAQKLRHNFLNSDKLYIPEMYPQFAHQNMIVMERIYGIPVGDIEALKTAEINLPILAERGVEVFFTQVFRDSFFHADMHAGNIFVNPDKKEDPQYIAVDCGIVGYLNEKDKRYLAESFVGFFNRDYRLVAEMHVAAGWTPPDTDINAFEAAFRQVCEPIFEKSLSEISFGEVLMNLFNVARDFNMQVQPQLVLLQKTMLYVEGLGRQLDPHLDLWKTAKPFLQNWLEEQMSLKKALNKLKVQLPFLQEHLPDMPVKFIEALEQQKNLSYQLIQINKQLIAQQKWQKKVLLLVSSGVFFLAGLWQFQTSSSLMASVFWLMSVCFFLFGWRR from the coding sequence ATGCCCAAAACGTTCGCTAATTCAAAGCGTCTTTATCATATTTTACGAACTTTTTTACGTTATGGATTAGATGAAAAATTACCGAAACAAAACATCATATTGCCTTTTAAACTCGGACGAAAATTGATTTTTTGGGAAAAAAATCAATATCCCGATTTAGCTTATGGCGTGCGATTACGTTATGCGCTCCAAGAATTAGGTCCTGTATGGATCAAGTTCGGGCAAATGTTGTCAACTCGCCGTGAGCTTTTTCCTCCAGAAATTGCTAATGAATTAGCTTTGCTTCAAGATAAAGTACCTCCTTTTTCTGGGGTATTGGCTCGAGCTGAAATTGAGAAATCGCTTGGAGGAAAATTAGAAACCTGGTTTTGTGATTTTGATGAAATCGCATTAGCCTCAGCCTCACTTGCTCAGGTACATACTGCCAAATTTAACGCTACGCAACCAAATGCAGGAAAAGAAATTGTTATTAAAATTTTACGCCCCGATATTCGAGAAAAAATACAGGCTGATTTAGAACTTATGCATCAATGTGCTGAAATTCTTTTAAAAATTGCGCCAGAATCTTACCGCTTACGCCCTGTTGAAGTGGTTAAGGAATATGAAAAAACATTAAATGATGAGCTTGATTTACGAGTAGAGATGAAAAATGCACAAAAGCTTCGTCATAATTTTCTCAATAGCGATAAACTTTATATTCCCGAAATGTATCCGCAATTTGCCCACCAAAATATGATTGTGATGGAGCGAATTTATGGTATCCCAGTGGGGGATATTGAGGCACTTAAAACAGCAGAAATAAATTTACCTATCTTAGCGGAACGTGGCGTAGAGGTATTTTTTACCCAAGTTTTCCGTGACAGTTTTTTCCATGCCGATATGCATGCGGGTAATATTTTTGTTAATCCTGATAAAAAAGAAGATCCCCAATATATTGCTGTCGATTGTGGGATTGTCGGTTATCTTAATGAAAAGGATAAACGCTACTTAGCAGAAAGTTTTGTTGGCTTTTTTAATCGTGATTATCGTCTTGTAGCAGAAATGCATGTGGCTGCAGGCTGGACACCGCCTGATACAGATATTAATGCATTTGAGGCAGCATTCCGCCAAGTTTGTGAGCCGATTTTTGAAAAATCGTTGTCGGAAATATCGTTTGGTGAAGTGCTAATGAATTTATTTAATGTCGCACGTGACTTTAATATGCAAGTGCAACCCCAATTAGTTCTTCTTCAGAAAACAATGCTTTATGTTGAAGGATTAGGAAGACAGTTAGATCCTCATCTTGATCTTTGGAAAACGGCAAAACCATTCTTGCAAAATTGGCTAGAAGAGCAGATGAGTCTTAAAAAGGCACTTAATAAATTAAAAGTACAGTTACCTTTTCTACAAGAACATTTGCCTGATATGCCTGTTAAATTTATTGAAGCACTAGAACAACAGAAAAACCTGTCGTATCAATTAATCCAGATCAATAAACAATTAATTGCTCAACAAAAGTGGCAGAAAAAGGTGTTATTATTGGTAAGTAGTGGAGTATTTTTTCTTGCGGGATTATGGCAATTTCAGACCTCTTCTAGCCTCATGGCGAGTGTATTTTGGCTCATGAGCGTTTGTTTCTTCCTATTCGGGTGGCGACGCTAA
- a CDS encoding beta-ketoacyl-ACP synthase III, with amino-acid sequence MYSRILATGSYLPTKIRTNADLEKMVDTSDEWITARSGIKERRIAESEETVVSMGFTAAQNCLQMANIDANDIDLIIVATTSGENAYPSAACDIQGLLGIKDAISFDIAAACSGFVYALGIADQFIRAGQVKKALVIGSDLNSRNLDETDRSTVILFGDGAGAVILGASEEAGILSTHLHANSEKSDMLRLPHKKRGDAQSGFIQMQGNETFKLAVRELSNVVVETLEKNQLAKTDIDWLVPHQANLRIITATAKKLSMDMSQVIVTLDRTANTSGASVAIALDEGVRDGRIQRGQLLLLEAFGGGWTWGAALVRF; translated from the coding sequence ATGTATAGTAGAATTTTAGCCACCGGTTCCTATTTACCAACAAAAATTAGAACCAATGCCGATTTAGAAAAAATGGTAGATACCAGCGATGAATGGATCACAGCACGCTCTGGTATCAAAGAACGCCGTATTGCTGAATCAGAAGAAACCGTTGTGAGTATGGGTTTTACTGCAGCTCAAAATTGTTTACAAATGGCTAATATTGATGCCAATGATATTGATTTAATTATCGTGGCAACCACAAGTGGTGAAAACGCTTATCCAAGTGCTGCTTGTGATATTCAGGGGTTATTAGGTATTAAAGATGCAATTTCTTTTGATATTGCTGCAGCTTGCAGTGGTTTCGTATACGCATTAGGGATTGCCGATCAATTTATTCGTGCTGGACAAGTAAAAAAAGCATTGGTGATCGGTTCCGATCTTAACTCACGTAATTTAGATGAAACGGATCGTAGCACAGTGATCTTATTTGGTGACGGAGCAGGTGCAGTGATCTTAGGAGCGAGTGAAGAGGCAGGAATCCTTTCTACTCATTTACATGCAAACAGTGAGAAAAGTGATATGCTACGCTTACCGCATAAAAAACGTGGTGACGCGCAGTCTGGCTTTATTCAAATGCAAGGGAACGAAACCTTTAAACTTGCTGTGCGTGAATTATCTAACGTTGTCGTTGAAACATTAGAAAAAAATCAATTAGCAAAAACAGATATCGACTGGTTAGTGCCACATCAAGCGAATTTACGCATTATCACAGCAACTGCTAAAAAACTCTCCATGGATATGTCACAAGTTATTGTTACCCTTGATCGCACAGCGAATACAAGTGGTGCGAGTGTGGCTATTGCACTGGATGAAGGGGTACGTGATGGACGTATTCAACGTGGACAACTGCTACTTCTTGAAGCATTCGGTGGTGGTTGGACCTGGGGTGCAGCACTCGTTCGTTTCTAA
- the fabG gene encoding 3-oxoacyl-ACP reductase FabG — MEKKIALVTGASRGIGRAIAEKLASQDMFVIGTATTEQGAEKISAYLGENGKGMVLNVTEPESIDTLLAQIKEQFGDIDVLVNNAGITRDNLLMRMKDDEWFDILQTNLTPIYRLSKAVLRPMMKKRFGRIINIGSVVGSMGNPGQSNYCAAKAGVIGFSKSLAKEVANRGITVNVVAPGFIATDMTDALTEDQKNAILSQIPAARLGEAKDIANAVAFLASEDAGYVTGTTMHVNGGLYLA, encoded by the coding sequence ATGGAAAAGAAAATTGCATTAGTGACAGGCGCAAGCCGTGGTATTGGTCGTGCTATCGCTGAAAAATTAGCAAGCCAAGATATGTTTGTTATTGGTACAGCAACTACTGAACAAGGTGCTGAAAAAATTTCTGCATACTTAGGTGAAAATGGTAAAGGTATGGTACTAAACGTTACCGAACCAGAAAGTATTGATACTTTATTAGCACAAATCAAAGAACAATTCGGCGATATTGATGTGCTTGTTAATAACGCAGGAATCACTCGTGATAACCTTTTAATGCGTATGAAAGATGATGAATGGTTTGATATTCTCCAAACTAACTTAACGCCGATTTATCGTCTATCTAAAGCTGTTTTACGCCCAATGATGAAAAAACGCTTTGGTCGTATCATCAATATCGGCTCGGTAGTGGGTAGCATGGGTAACCCAGGTCAAAGCAACTACTGCGCAGCAAAAGCGGGTGTGATCGGTTTTAGCAAATCATTAGCAAAAGAAGTGGCAAACCGTGGTATTACAGTAAACGTTGTAGCACCAGGCTTCATTGCAACTGATATGACAGATGCACTTACTGAAGATCAAAAAAATGCGATTTTAAGCCAAATTCCAGCAGCGCGTCTTGGTGAAGCGAAAGATATCGCAAATGCCGTTGCGTTCTTAGCATCAGAAGATGCAGGCTACGTAACAGGTACAACCATGCATGTTAATGGCGGTTTATACCTTGCTTAA